In Hydra vulgaris chromosome 06, alternate assembly HydraT2T_AEP, a genomic segment contains:
- the LOC136082088 gene encoding uncharacterized protein LOC136082088, giving the protein MFLIYVNDLSKAANLRSIMFADDTNLFLSNSNINELFSDMNKELKCVSEWFKCNKLTLNLDKTKYILFHPISKKRFLPTTMPKILIDELEIKRETFTSFLGIYLDENVTWKPHIDYICTKVSKNIGVLYKSRNYLNKTILIQLYYSFIHSYINYANIAWGSTSKI; this is encoded by the exons tttttaatttatgtcaATGATTTAAGTAAAGCAGCTAATCTTCgaagtattatgtttgcagatgatacgaaTTTGTTCTTAtcaaatagtaatattaatgaGCTGTTTTCtgatatgaataaagaacttaaatgTGTATCTGAGtggtttaaatgtaacaaattaaCCTTAAAccttgataaaacaaaatacattctGTTTCACCCTATatctaaaaaacgttttttaccaACAACCAtgccaaaaattcttattgatgaacttgaaataaaaagggaAACTTTTACTAGTTTTCTTGGCATTTATCTTGATGAGAATGTTACATGGAAACCGCATATTGACTACATTTGCactaaagtttctaaaaatataggAGTCCTCTATAAgtcaagaaattatttaaacaaaaccattttaattcaactctattactcatttatacatagttatattaactatgcaaatattgcttggggaagtacAAGCAAAA tttaa